In the genome of Deinococcus planocerae, the window TCGCCTTCGGGCTGGGGCTCGGCGTGTGGGGTGTGCTCCTCGCCCGGGTGGCGGAGGAGGTCGCCAAGGTGCTGATCTTCGCGTGGCGGGCAAAAAAGCTCGCGTGGCCGCGCGTGATCGCCGAGCAGGCGGGGGTAGCGTCGGCCTCGAACTGAGGACGGCGCAAGGGGGCCAGGGGTTCACGGCGAGGGTGCCGCCCCTGGCCCCCTCCCTTTCACGGCCTGCGCTGCATCAGCGCCGTCCGTTTGCAGCGCGCCACCACCTCGCCCCGCTGGTTGATTGCCCGGTGCTCGACGGTGACGATCCCGGCGTCCGGTCGGCTGCGGCTGTGCCTCACCTCCAGCACCTCCGACTCCGCGCGCAGGGTGTCTCCGTGGAAGACGGGTTTCGGGAATACCACGTCCGTCAGCCCCAGGTTGGCGACGAGGGTGCCCAGCGTGAGTTCGTGGACGCTCAGGCCCACGAGCAGGCTCAGCGTCAGGAGGCTGTTCACCAGCGGGCGCCCGAACTCGGTCGTGGCGGCGTACTCGTGGTCGAGGTGCAGCGGCTGCGGGTTCATCGTCAGCGTGGTGAAAAAGACGTTATCCGCCTCCGTCACCGTCCGCGTGATCCGGTGGCGGATCAGGGTGCCGACCGGCAGTTCCTCGAAGTAGCGGCCCTGGGGGCGGTTCAGGTCCTCGTTCACGAATGCTCCCCCCGCGCGTGCAGGATCGCCCGCGCCCGCGCCAGCATCGGCTCGTCCACCATCTGCCCCTCGAAGGCGAAGGCGCCGCGCCCCGATTGGGCCGCCTCGTGAGCGGCGCCCAGCAGACGGCGGGCCCGCGCGGCCTCGGCGTCGGTGGACCCGAAGTAGGCGTGGGCCAGGGGCACCTGCGCCGGGTGGATGCACAGCTTCCCCGCGTACCCCAGCGCCCGGCCCTGCGCGGCGTCCTCGCGGAAGGCGGCCTCGTCCCCCAGCCGCGTGACCACGATGTCGAGGGCGGGCACCCCCGCCAGCCGGGCGGCGAGGGCCACCCGCGAGCGGGCGTACAGCACCTCCAGGTTTCCCGGTGTGCGCTGCCCCCCCAGGTCGGTCGTATAGTCCTCCGCCCCGAAGTACGCCCACGCCACGGGCGGCACCAGAATCTCCCGCGCGTTCCACACCCCCGCGCCCGTCTCCAGCCCCGCCATGACGGGCAGGCTCAGGCCCCGCTCCGAGAGTGCCCCCGCCACGAGCCGCACGTCCGCCGCCGACTCCAGCTTGGGGACGACCACGCCCGCGAGTTCGGGGGTGAGCACGCCCAGGTCGTCCTCGAAAAAGGGCGAGTGCACGGCGTTCACCCGCACGAACACCGCGAGGTGGGGGTGGGCGGCGATCAGCTCACGCGCTGCGTCCCGCGTGACGGTCCGGGCCGTCGCCTTGGCCTCGGGGTCACTGGGCACGGCGTCCTCCAAGTCGAGGACGACGGCATCCGGCTCGGCGCGGGGCAGCTTGGCGATCAATTCGGCGCGGTTGCCCGGCGCGAAGAGCACGCTGCGGGGGCGCGGGGTGGGAGAGAGGGTCAAGTGACTCCCTCCCCGGTCTGGACGGCGAATTCTGGACTGGGCACGCCCAACAGCATAGTCGGCGGCGGGAAGGCGGGCGGTCCCTACACGCCCAGCTCGTACCGCACGACGTGAAAGCCCCGGACGTGCCGCTCGTCCACCGCCCCGAAGCCCGCCGCCTCGTACAGGGCGCGGAGTTTGGGCCGGGTCGCCGCGGTGTCGAGGCGCAGGAGGGGGACCCCGGCCTCCCGCGTCTCCCGCACGGCCTCCTCCAGCAGCAGGGAAGCGAGGCCCTGGCCCTGCGCGTCCGGGTGAACGCCAAGCTTGTGCAGATAGAGCGCCTCTCCAGGTGCCGCCTCCGGCCAGAAGAGCGGGTCCTCGGGCAGGAGGCTGAAGGTGCCGACGGGCCGGGTTCCCAACCACGCGACGCGCCACGTCGGGGCCGGGTACTGCCGCTCCAGCCGCTGCGGCGTCAGGCTGGAGACGGGCCACAGCGACCTCCCCAGCGCGGCGAGGTGGGCGGCGGTCGCCGTGAGCACGCCCGAGGCGGCCTCCACGTCCCCCCGGGTGAAGGTGAGGTCCATAGGTCCGAGCCTAGCCCCCCAGCGCCGGGGCGGGCTCGATGCCCGTCGCGTGCAGGTCCTCGCCACGCGCCTCCAGCCGCACCCGGGGCAGCGGGCCGTTCGCCTTGCCGAAGACGGCCTCCCCGGCCTTCAACGGGTCGAACACGCTGTAGTGGCACGGGCAGCCGAGCTGCGGGTGCCGGTCCCCCGCGGGCGGGCGGTAGTTGTACGCGAAGGCGAGGACCTCGGTGTCGCGCACGAGGTTCACCGCGCAGCCCAGGTGGGTGCAAATCCGCGAGTAGGCGACATAATGCGCCCCGTCCGCGCTCAGGCCGCCGGGCACGGGCTCGGGCACCCGCAGCAGGACGCAGGGACGACCGGCATAGGTGAAGTTCACCTCCGCCCACTCGCCTTCCAGCTCCGCACGGGAGGCCACCCGCACTGTCTCCCCCGGCTGGAAGTCCGGCTCGCCCGCCCCCTCCTTCCCGAAGGTCACGCGCGAGGCGTACCAGCCCATATACCCGAACGCCCCCAGCGTGCCCGCCACCGGCACCACCCACCAGCGTTCGAGCAGGCCGCGCCGGGTCAGTGTTCTGGAGCCGGGGCTCACTGGCCTTCTCTCTGCCACCGCTCCAGCACGTCGAGCAGGGCATTCAATTCTTCGGGCTTCAGGTTCGGGTAGGCGGGCATGGCGCCCTTGCCGTTGACGGTCACGCTTCTAAGCGCCTCGCGGGAGAGGGTGGACACGCGGAGGTTGGGCCCCAGGCCCCCCTGACCGTTCGGGCCGTGGCAGCTCGCGCAGTTCGCGGCGTAGACCTTGAGGCCGGGGTCGTCCTCGTTTTGCCGGGCGCGGATGGCGGTGATCAGCTCGTCCGCGTCGCGGCCCTTGGGGTCGAGGGTCCGGTAGCGTTCGAGCGCCGTCAACGCGTCTGCGTCCTGCCCGAAGCGGGCGAGCGCGAAGCCGAGGAGAAGCTGCGACTCGGGCTCCTGCGGGGCGAGCTGCGCCGCCGCCTGGATGAGGCGGAAAGCCTGCTGCGCCTCCTCGGGCGTAGGGTCTTGCGCGTTCTGCCCCTGCTGATCGGGCCGCGTCAGGAGCAGGATGCCCAGCCGCCGCAACGCCTCGGGCTGCCGGGGATCGAGCCTCAGCGCGTTCCCGTACGCGAGGACGGCCTGCGCGTACCGGGCGGAGTCGAAGGCGGCCCGCCCCCAGGCGAGGTACGCCGCCTTATGCCCGCTGGCCTCGGCCCTCTTCCTCAGGCCCGGCAGCGCGAGCACGTCCCGCACGTCCTGCGCCTCGCCCGCCCCCAGCGAGGCGAGCTGCCAGCGCGGCACGAGGGTCACCGCCCCGGCGACGGTCACGAGCGCGGCCACGGTCAGCCCCGTCAGCGCGAGGGTGCGCGTCCGCCCGCTCCGTTCCCGGGAGGGCGGGGCGGGCGGCAGGGCGTCCAGTGAGCGCAGGGTCAGCGCCGCGCGGCGTTCGAGGTCGGGGCGCCGGGCCTCGTCCGTCAGGTTCGCCAGTTCCCCGTACAGGCGGCCCTGCTCAGCGGTCAGCCGCTCGCGCTCAGGGGCGTCAGGATCGGCGGGGGCCCCTGCCCTGAGCGGCTGCAACACCAGCCACAGCGCGGCGAGCACGAAGAGGGCGAAGACGGTCAGGCCGAGGATCACGCCCCACCTCCCGCCCGGTCGTCCCGCCGCGTGTCGCGCCTCACCTGCGCGAGGAAGGGGTCGAAGGGCTCCTCAGCGACGGGCTCCGGGGCGGGCGTGGTCGCAGCGTTCCTCTTCCGCAAGAAGGCCCACAGCACCACGCCGCCCCCGGCCAGCGCGAGCAGCGGCGCCCCCCACAGGAGCGCGCCTGCCCCCTCCTTGGGCGGGTCGAGAAGCACGAAGTTCCCGTACCGCGCCGAGAAGTAGGCGTAGATGTCCCGGTCGCTGCGCCCCGCCGCCACCTGCTCGCGCACGTCGCGCAGCATCTCCCGGCTGATGTCGTTCGTGCTCTCCGTGATCGGCACCCCCGTGCAGATCGGGCAACGCAGGTTCGACCCGACGGACTTCGCCCGCGCCTCCTGCTCCGGCGTCAGGGCGAGCGACACGGACAGCAGCAGACCCAGGACGAGGGCGAGCAGCCCCCGCACCACCGACCACGAGCCACGGACCACCGACCGCCTCACAGCCCCGTCACCCCGATCTTCTCCAGCCCCACGTTCAGCCGCTCGCGGTCCAGGCCGCCCCGGTCCACGTGCTGCACCACGCCCGCCCGGTCGATGAAAAACGTCTCGGGAATGCCCGCCACGCCGTAGTTGATGCCCGTCTTGATGCCCGGGTCCCGCAGCGAGGGGTAGGCGAGGGCGTACTCGCGGATGAAGTCGCGCGCATTCTGCTCGTTCGTCTCCTGGAACAGCACGCCGACGACCGCCAGCCCCTGCCCCGCCCCCTGCCGCTCGCTGAGTTCCCGGAAGAGCGGCGCCTCCTCCCGGCACGGCCCGCACCACGACGCCCAGAAGTTCACGACGACGGGGCGGCCCCTGAGCGAGGCGAGGCTGACCCGCGTGTCGTCGAGGCTCTCCAGGGTGAAGTTCGGCGCCGCCTTCCCAACGAGCGGACCGCCGTCCGTGGCGTTGCGCGCCGGGCTCAGCAGCGCCGCGCCGAGCACCCCGACGAGGCCAGCGGCCAGGACGGGCGGCAACAGCCGCCGCCACAGGGGAGCGGGCGCCTTGGTGGTCGAATTTGTCTTCGTAGAGAGGTCAGTCACAACGTACCGTCCCGTTTCTTTGAGAGCGTGGGTGATCAAAAGGGCGATCAGACCGACGCGTTAGGTTTCTTGTTGCTCCTCCCCCTTGACTTGCAAAGCTCCGCAGGAGAGGGGGGAGGCTGGGGCTCGCAGAGCTGCGGAGCAGAGGGGGTGAGCGAGTAGAGCCTCCAAGCAAAGGCAGCCTTCAATCCCCACCTTCCCATCAATCCGTCGCCGGGGCCGCCCGCGTCACGGGCACCCGCACCGCCACCCGCCGGGGCGTCACGAGCGTCAGGCCCGCCCCCAGCACCACCACCAGCGTGCCCCACCAGATCCACGACACCAGCGGGCTCTCGATCAATCGCACGCTCGCCCACTTGGCGTCCGCGTCGAAGGCCGTCACCACGAGGTAGGTGTCGCCCAGCAGCCCGTAACGCACGGCGGGCGCGGCGAAGGCGGAGTCGCCGCCCTGCACGTAGGTGTTCAGCCGCGCCTCGAAGGGTTGCCCGTCGATCAGGACGCGGGCCACCTGCGACTGCCCGTAGGGCTTGACCTCCCGCCGGATGCCTTGCAGCGCCAGCGTCTCGTGAAGGAGGCTCTTCGGGGCCGCGCCGACATTCAGGGTCGTCTGCGCGTCCTGCCGGTACGCCCCCGAAAAGGCGATGCCGAGCGCCATCACCACGAGCCCAACGTGCGCGAGGTAGGCACCGTACCGCCGGGGCTGCTCGCGCACGAGGGTCATCAGGCCCCCGCCCCGCTGCCGCATCGCCCGGACCGTGAGCAGCCCGAGGCCGACGAGGTTGTAGGCCGACAGCGCGATCGTCCCCAGCACGCCGGGGCTGCGCACCCCGAGCGCGAAGGCGATGACTCCCGCCCCGACGCCCGCGATCAGGAGGGGACGCAGCGCCCGCCACAGCCCCTGCCCTTCCGCCCGCCGCCACGGGAGCAGCGGCCCCACCCCCATCAGGAGCAGCAGGCCCAGCCCCAGCGGAATGGCGAAGGCGTTGTAGAAGGCAGGCCCCACCGACGCGTCCCGCCGCCCCTGCACCGCCTCCACGAAGGTGGGGAAGAGGGTGCCGACGAGCACCATCACCGCGAAGACGAGGAAAAGCCAGTTGCCCGCCAGAAACGCCCCCTCACGGCTCAGCGGCGCCGGGGCCTCGCCCTCGTCCCGCAGGTGGGGCGCACGCCACGCAGCGAGCCCGATCCCCGCGACGAGCAGGAAGGCGAGAAAGCCCAGGAACACCGGCCCCACCGGCCCGCCCGCGAAGGCGTGCACACTCTGCACGATGCCGGAGCGGTTGAGGAAGGTGCCGAGCACCGTCGAGGCGTACGCCAGCACGATCAGCCACACGTTCCACGCCCGCATCAGCCCGCGCCGCTCCTGAATCTGGACGGAGTGCAGGAAGGCCG includes:
- a CDS encoding MaoC family dehydratase, with the protein product MNEDLNRPQGRYFEELPVGTLIRHRITRTVTEADNVFFTTLTMNPQPLHLDHEYAATTEFGRPLVNSLLTLSLLVGLSVHELTLGTLVANLGLTDVVFPKPVFHGDTLRAESEVLEVRHSRSRPDAGIVTVEHRAINQRGEVVARCKRTALMQRRP
- a CDS encoding HpcH/HpaI aldolase/citrate lyase family protein — protein: MTLSPTPRPRSVLFAPGNRAELIAKLPRAEPDAVVLDLEDAVPSDPEAKATARTVTRDAARELIAAHPHLAVFVRVNAVHSPFFEDDLGVLTPELAGVVVPKLESAADVRLVAGALSERGLSLPVMAGLETGAGVWNAREILVPPVAWAYFGAEDYTTDLGGQRTPGNLEVLYARSRVALAARLAGVPALDIVVTRLGDEAAFREDAAQGRALGYAGKLCIHPAQVPLAHAYFGSTDAEAARARRLLGAAHEAAQSGRGAFAFEGQMVDEPMLARARAILHARGEHS
- a CDS encoding GNAT family N-acetyltransferase; amino-acid sequence: MDLTFTRGDVEAASGVLTATAAHLAALGRSLWPVSSLTPQRLERQYPAPTWRVAWLGTRPVGTFSLLPEDPLFWPEAAPGEALYLHKLGVHPDAQGQGLASLLLEEAVRETREAGVPLLRLDTAATRPKLRALYEAAGFGAVDERHVRGFHVVRYELGV
- a CDS encoding Rieske 2Fe-2S domain-containing protein, coding for MSPGSRTLTRRGLLERWWVVPVAGTLGAFGYMGWYASRVTFGKEGAGEPDFQPGETVRVASRAELEGEWAEVNFTYAGRPCVLLRVPEPVPGGLSADGAHYVAYSRICTHLGCAVNLVRDTEVLAFAYNYRPPAGDRHPQLGCPCHYSVFDPLKAGEAVFGKANGPLPRVRLEARGEDLHATGIEPAPALGG
- a CDS encoding c-type cytochrome, which translates into the protein MILGLTVFALFVLAALWLVLQPLRAGAPADPDAPERERLTAEQGRLYGELANLTDEARRPDLERRAALTLRSLDALPPAPPSRERSGRTRTLALTGLTVAALVTVAGAVTLVPRWQLASLGAGEAQDVRDVLALPGLRKRAEASGHKAAYLAWGRAAFDSARYAQAVLAYGNALRLDPRQPEALRRLGILLLTRPDQQGQNAQDPTPEEAQQAFRLIQAAAQLAPQEPESQLLLGFALARFGQDADALTALERYRTLDPKGRDADELITAIRARQNEDDPGLKVYAANCASCHGPNGQGGLGPNLRVSTLSREALRSVTVNGKGAMPAYPNLKPEELNALLDVLERWQREGQ
- a CDS encoding cytochrome c-type biogenesis protein; protein product: MRRSVVRGSWSVVRGLLALVLGLLLSVSLALTPEQEARAKSVGSNLRCPICTGVPITESTNDISREMLRDVREQVAAGRSDRDIYAYFSARYGNFVLLDPPKEGAGALLWGAPLLALAGGGVVLWAFLRKRNAATTPAPEPVAEEPFDPFLAQVRRDTRRDDRAGGGA
- a CDS encoding TlpA family protein disulfide reductase — its product is MTDLSTKTNSTTKAPAPLWRRLLPPVLAAGLVGVLGAALLSPARNATDGGPLVGKAAPNFTLESLDDTRVSLASLRGRPVVVNFWASWCGPCREEAPLFRELSERQGAGQGLAVVGVLFQETNEQNARDFIREYALAYPSLRDPGIKTGINYGVAGIPETFFIDRAGVVQHVDRGGLDRERLNVGLEKIGVTGL
- a CDS encoding heme lyase CcmF/NrfE family subunit: MLNLISFNQSALGALGQLALLAALAFTLGGTWLAVVGGLKADTRATEAARRAVWAVFALVTLATLTLMTALLGDDFSVRYVAEHSMRASPTWVKVTSLWGALEGSILLWAWLLAGFAFVLSLTLRRDALRPWALGAMFVNLLFFVGVCATVASPFTPVSQVLADGRGPNPALQNHWMMAVHPVLLYLGFVGLAVPFAYAVAALVTGRLSDHWVVATRRWTLTAWAFLTAAIVAGGWWSYETLGWGGYWAWDPVENASLIPWLLATAFLHSVQIQERRGLMRAWNVWLIVLAYASTVLGTFLNRSGIVQSVHAFAGGPVGPVFLGFLAFLLVAGIGLAAWRAPHLRDEGEAPAPLSREGAFLAGNWLFLVFAVMVLVGTLFPTFVEAVQGRRDASVGPAFYNAFAIPLGLGLLLLMGVGPLLPWRRAEGQGLWRALRPLLIAGVGAGVIAFALGVRSPGVLGTIALSAYNLVGLGLLTVRAMRQRGGGLMTLVREQPRRYGAYLAHVGLVVMALGIAFSGAYRQDAQTTLNVGAAPKSLLHETLALQGIRREVKPYGQSQVARVLIDGQPFEARLNTYVQGGDSAFAAPAVRYGLLGDTYLVVTAFDADAKWASVRLIESPLVSWIWWGTLVVVLGAGLTLVTPRRVAVRVPVTRAAPATD